The stretch of DNA TGGTGTGTGTTGGTAGTGTATTTGTACCGGGCGAGCTCGCTAAATCGGTGACAGcgaagctagctggctacagaCGATGGGTGTATCACTGAGCATTTCCATTTCTGGGAGTACTTAAATATGAAcgctagctagactagctaattagctacaGTAGCTCACGAGTTTTTGCTCATTGTATCTCTTCTGGACCGGGGCTGATAGGAAGCAATCAAAACAGTCCAAGaaattgtaaattatatatAGCTACAatgtaacattagctagctagcaagctagtgaAACCCTGGGCTCGTAGTTTGTTAGCTTGTAAGACATTCATATTTGACTTTTTCGTAAACAATCTGGTTGATATGTGTCTAGTCAGTATGATGTTTGAAGTAATTGAAAGGCGGACGCACGGTTTGTGGTTCAGTAGCGTACCTGGCTGGGAATATAAAATCCTAAACTGACTAGCGAACTGCGTTAGAAaggacattttcaaaacaaacaaacaaacaaataaatacataaataaatgtatcacatgtatttatgtacaaGAAAAGTACATGAAACAAAAAGTAACGAAACAAGCACAAGAAATGTTCTAAGACAATCTAACAGAAGCACCTTGAGGATCCATCACCCCACTTCCCCATGAAAGAAGGTGACTACTGAGTAGGAATCATGTAGGTTGCCTGTTTTCCCAAGATGTATATGTCTTGTCTGAAGTTCTTTTCTAAGGAAgagaaatgaatttgaaatgaattaatttcaaatttaaaggCACCCCAGAAATTATATGAAAATCTTTATCTCAAGGGTcgaaaacacattaaaatttgTTGACTGAAAAATATAGGCAGACACGCTAAAACCCTCGCACGGTATGTTACCATATATGTGGAGTATTTGTAGTATTTGGTATTTGGAGTGCCGTGCCATGTAGAGCGCTTTGCCAGTGTAATCTCGGTTGAGCCGGTTGGCAGGATAATGCCTCTCGTAAAGCGGTTTACTATCACTAGACAAGAGAGTACTTAGCGCCAACTTGCCTGTCAGAATTGTAAAGCAGAAGTCATACCTTTTATGTACCGCCTTAACATTTAAGCAACCATAACTTGCgcaacatgaaaatgatttgcTACTGAGTGTACGCAGGCCCTCTAAAGCGCTTTACGCTAAGCTGTGTTCTTACGAGCAGAGCGTCTGCGGACTCTGGTTTTACTTTAACATCTTACTAAAGTATAGTATATTAAACCGCAGCTGTAATTGTGAAAACGGAAAGAGAAAGCCCTGtttacattctctctctctttctctttctgttaaTGGTGAAGCTCAAGTGAACGAGTCTCGCTGCCTGCTTATTTGCAGCACTTATGAATATTGCCTTTTTGGGTGTTACCCTAGGGTGATATTACACTTTGACACCAGCTGTTGAAATTTTGACTGCTATAACACTCCAGACTGTTTTCAACATGGCACTAGTTATTGCAACACTACATGATGCTTTCACAGATTCAGATGtggtctgacattttctgtgtgtactgTTGTCCAACTGCCTTTGTTACAGGCACTTAATGTATCTTTGCTTTGTATGTTGTTGTTCTTGATAAAAGCGAATGCCAAGTGACTAAATATAAATGCCCTTAAGGGCGATAACCTAACGAGGTGCTGCTGGCGACATTTGGCTTTGGGCCCATGTTTTGGCCATCTCTGCTCTGAtaagcatttctttttgttttaaacaccTGCTGTTGCATTTAGAATATTTTGACAGCAGAGTATGTCAACCTACAGCATATAGTGTTGATGAAGTATGACAGCATTGCAGCCTCTGCATTTTAATTGGTTGACGTTGGTGAGTTCTTCTTTGCAGCcttgatcacaaaaaaagaggCAAGAGTCAAATTAATTCTGAAGTACAGTACCTGTTTAGTTTACTGAGCTAAGTCGCCTGTCTTTCACATGTGTGTGGGCCTATGTTGCGCTATATGCAGATCTGGTGTTTGtgatttaatctgtttttgaGGTCTTCATGGAAAAGAGAGTCTCTATATCGGTGTGATTGGACTAGTTGTATCTGTGGCAGCAGCATGGTTGGTGGTGTGGAGTGGGCCTTGTAACCCAAAGTGGCTCTTTTGATTCCCAGATTAAGTACTGCTTCTGTAGCCTTGAGTAAGATACTTAATCCAAATACTTCAGTAAGtatgcagctgtatgaatagaTCCCATGTACGTTGTGCAAGTTGCTGTAGGTAAGGGCATCTGTTGTGTAACGTAACATGTCGGTCTGTAGGGAGGGCTGACAGACCATGGGCAACACCAGCGACCGAGTGTCGGGTGACCGGCATGGAGCAAAGTCTCACCGCTCCGACAGTGGGGGCAGTCACAAGGAGCAGGAGCCCAGCAAAATCATGGTGGACAGCACTGATGACCCCAACATCTTCAACACTCACACCATGGAGTCAAAGGTACTAACACCTTCAGTACCCACACTATGGCATCAAAGGTACTAACTAACATCAACACCGACACTATAGAGTCAAAGTTACTAATTATCTCAACAATGTTAGCTTTTCCGAAGAGACGACTGGGAGACTCAGCAGTCCAACCAGAAATGAAAGTTTATTCCGTACAGCGGTCCACAGCAAGTTGGAAATTAGTCTGAACTGAGGGCTTCTCACCCCAGTATGTATAAAGACAGATAAACAGTGTATTTGCCTGTGTCACGCTGACAAAACACCAATGTTTAATAATCAGCAGGAAACATTGATTAAATTACACATTCCTATGCAGACATGGTGTGCCATCTTGATGAGGTCAAGTAGAGAATGCAAAGGGGGTGTATCATCTTGATGAGATCAGttagaaaacattttaacagtagCTGGATATAATAAAGAACAAGCAGAGGACCCATTACAACCCTGTGTATGACAAACTAGTAGTATTGAAAGATAACTAGTTAGTTTACAGTCACACTGCTGCTAATTCTGTCTCTTGGTTTGTTTAGACAGTATAAATTATATGCAACCCAGGGTCTCATGTGGGCAATTTTATTAATATACAGTCAGAATTCTCTGGCAGAGGTCTCTCAGACTGAAATATTAGTATATTGATAAAACTGCACCTTACAAGATATGCAGGGTGGTGTAGAATTTCTCCACCCTGTACTCATGCTTTACTAAATGTGTGGTTTAGAAGGTTACTTCATTCGAAATGTGAGCATTATTCCAATAAAAGAGCACTAGCTTTCTTTGGAGTATGGTAACCTTTATCTCCCCCTTGGGGCTAGTGTTTGTTCCTTATTGCACAAAGCCTCAGGCGTGCAATGTGCAGCGCTTGTTGTTTGCGGGCCGGGCCTGTCTTCacagggggcggggtggggaggtgggggtggctGGTCTTTGGACCAAGCACAGGCACATCGGGCGTGCAGCCACTCACGGGGCTCCAAACACCCCTCAGCCTTCGGGAGACAAGGACTTCATGCCCTTCAGCCCTGATCCAGATGACCCGGTAAAGCCGGGGCCCCAGGCGCGGCCGACCGTCATACGCTGGGCGGGCGGTGGGAAGGAGGTGTACATCGCTGGCTCCTTCAACAACTGGAGCACCAAGATCCCGCTCAATAAGAGGTAGGAATGGTGTGGCGTGGCACAGCTTGTCACTGCACGGCGTGGCATGATACCGTGCGGTATTGGTATTGATGTAGACTATGGTCATTCTTATGCAAATTCATATTTCCCTCTATGTGCAGTCAAAGGCTTAAAGGCTGTCTTTAGTTCTTAGATATGCAGCAttgtagcgtagtggtaaggagcagggctcataatcgAAAGATTGCTGTTTTGATCCCCCGCTGacccactgtacccttgggcaaggtacttaactcacaattgcctcactaaattCCCAGCTgtgagtgtttgctaaatgacagtaatgtaatgtgaaccTGTTAGAAGAGGAGGTGTTCTGTTGTACTTAGCCTGATTattttcctctgcctctctttaTAGCCACAATGACTTTGTGGCAATCCTGGACTTGCCAGAAGGGGAACACCAGTACAAGTTCTTTGTGGATGGACAGTGGGTGCATGATCCCTCAGAGGTGAAGTAAACAGCCTTGATATGCTACATGTGCTCATGTGAGCCGCTCCATTAAGGGCACCTGGAGGCTTTCTCTGAAACTCATGAAAAGTATGTCTTATAGTTAGCCTATAGATGCAGTGTCTTGCAGCATATGTAATTTGAGTCGCATAGAAAATTTATTTGTGGCTCTTTGGTAAAAGTCCTGAGGTTTGTTTAGAAACACTAATTGACAGGTACTGTATTTGGTAGGACAAACCTAGCATGCGCCAGCTACAAGACCCTTTCTAGTCAGACCTACAGCTGCTAGGTTTGTGCAACCAAGCCGCTTCCCTGGGTTGTGTTGAATTGTAGAGCAGCCCGCACTGAGCTTTGGTGAGCCAAACCAGCAGCTTCATGGTGgaccctctcccctccccacagccCGTGGTCACCAGCCAGATGGGAACCATTAATAACCTGATCCAGGTGAAGAAGTCCGACTTTGAGGTGTTTGACGCCCTGCAGGTGGACTCTTTGGAGTGTTCAGACACATCAGGTGAACCAGCTTCGCTGTTGCtgagcagggaaaaaaatgctatgttGAAATATATACAAGAATATGTTGTATAGGTTCAGGTacaaacttttgtttttggctggtacgcacatttattttgtcagtgaCTGGttggctgttgttgttttgagGGTGACTTGCATAGAACTCAACATAGCTTTATTGCACCATCTTGTGTGTTACAGACCAAAATGTGTTGTCCAAAGCACCACACATCATGCAGATACTGTTTATAAGCATTGCACTGATGGAGGAAGCCGTGCCTCATTCCATTAGGTTTGACCATGTGCACCACTCTATCAGACAAAAAAAGTACACTGTCAATGTAATAGACTCTGAAACTGGGCTCTTGGAAGTTTGAGATTATCCAAAAATGTTCCTGTAGATAGAACAGGATTTTATGTGCTCTAGACAGTTCTTACAGTTTGAATGTTATGTATGAGTATGTATGCCCACATGTAACCCATGTTGTTTTAGTCAGTGTTGTTTCAGTGGGGAggtgtttttcattctttctctaGTCATTCAGACAACTCTGTTTGCTTTGACTTTTTACAACCCTGAACTTTGAAACGAAGGAATCTGGGTTGCCTTGGCGTTGTAATTATACTTGTAAACAGAACTTGGAACACAGAACGTCACTCATGACAGCACCACAGACACCCATTAAAACTCCATGTTAGCAATGACCTATAGAGCTGGCTACTTTATTTTGATTCGGTTATAACTTGTCTGTCTTTAAATATAACCTTAACTAATAGTTTTATGTCCAGAACAATGTATAACATGAATGCTGGGCTTGATTTTTGTCGAAGGGGTCCAGATGTAGTTACGTTATATGAGTCAGGTTCATATCAGTacttctgctgttgtttctgaaGTAAGTTGCAGTTACTCATGCTTCTTTCACAAAGAAAAAGTACCATCACCATGAACATGCCAATTTGCATATGTGAcgaaatgtgtgtgtaaatagaAAGGCACAAGGTGATCATCTTCATGGAGAGGGTAGTGGCTTACACTgaactacactatatggacaaaggtatttggccacacctgtttttcagggtttgggctaggccccttatctccagtgaagggcaaacttaatgcttcagcataccaagacattttggacaatgctatgcttccaactttgtggcaacagtttggggaaggcccttttctattccaacatgactgtgcctcagtgcacaaagcaaggactataaagacatggtttgaggagttcggtgtggaagatcttgactggcccgcacagagcactgacctcaaccccaacgagcacctttgggatgaactggagcagagattgcgagccaggccttctcgtgCAACATCAgcgcctgacctcataaatgctctacagaatgaatgggcacaaattcccacagaagcactccaaaatcttgtggaaatccttccaagaagagtggaagctgttgtAGCTgaaaaagggggaccaactccatattaaagtatatgtatttgaatgcaatgtcattgCAGTCCCTGTTGGTttaatggtcaggtgtctgaatacttttgtccatatagtgtatcttgtAGTCATGGGAAAAAGACAGCTTAGCTCAGCTTCAATATGGCATCACCCCAATGTCAACAGTTACAGTTGCTATTGTCCCTGGTATTTGCTGTGCTTCTTCTATTTGCTATAAATGGCCATTTTTCCAGCAACCCCAGAAAAGGATACATTCTTTAAACTGAACCAAACGCAGATTTACTGTGCACATTATAGTTCAACAGCTG from Megalops cyprinoides isolate fMegCyp1 chromosome 20, fMegCyp1.pri, whole genome shotgun sequence encodes:
- the prkab2 gene encoding 5'-AMP-activated protein kinase subunit beta-2 — protein: MGNTSDRVSGDRHGAKSHRSDSGGSHKEQEPSKIMVDSTDDPNIFNTHTMESKPSGDKDFMPFSPDPDDPVKPGPQARPTVIRWAGGGKEVYIAGSFNNWSTKIPLNKSHNDFVAILDLPEGEHQYKFFVDGQWVHDPSEPVVTSQMGTINNLIQVKKSDFEVFDALQVDSLECSDTSDLSSSPPGPYGQEVYMFRPEERFKAPPILPPHLLQVILNKDTNVSCDPALLPEPNHVMLNHLYALSIKDGVMVLSATHRYKKKYVTSLLYKPI